The Microbulbifer hydrolyticus genome has a segment encoding these proteins:
- a CDS encoding sugar ABC transporter ATP-binding protein — protein sequence MTLLSLSKVEKHYPGVKALDGVDFQLREGEVHALLGENGAGKSTLVKVMTGALEGDGGSMTYLDKPLKLKSTAHAQTVGISTVYQEVNLLPNLTVAQNLYLGREPKKFGLIDWKRINRQSKEVLKRFDLDIDVTRPLSSFSVAIQQLIAIARGVDMSAKVLVLDEPTASLDADECEQLFGVMRELKAKGIGIVFITHFLDQVYAVCDRITVLRNGQLVGEFEAATLPRSALVGHMLGKELQAETKAQADGPRQQSALAEPLLDLKQVAVRGSLHPTDLTVRRGEAVGLAGLLGAGRSEVCRAVFGVDKKTSGTLTFKNSEQHFRQPSEAIAEGLALCPEDRKTSGIVGPLSIRENIALAVQARRGWWRPISRAEQQALADKFIAELQIATPDAEKPIEQLSGGNQQKVILARWLATNPQLLVLDEPTRGVDIGAHAEILKLIKKLCSEGMSLLVTSSELDELVAFSDRVAVMRDRRKVAEIEGDDITEGNIMQAIAEA from the coding sequence AAAAGTCATGACCGGTGCGCTGGAAGGCGACGGCGGCAGCATGACTTATCTGGACAAGCCGCTGAAACTGAAAAGCACTGCCCATGCGCAAACCGTGGGTATCAGCACCGTGTACCAGGAAGTGAATCTGCTACCCAATCTTACGGTGGCGCAGAACCTGTACCTGGGGCGCGAGCCGAAGAAGTTCGGGCTGATCGACTGGAAGCGCATCAATCGCCAGTCGAAAGAAGTGCTCAAGCGTTTTGATCTCGATATCGACGTGACCCGCCCGCTGTCGAGCTTCTCCGTGGCGATACAGCAACTGATTGCCATTGCCCGCGGTGTGGATATGTCCGCAAAGGTACTGGTACTGGACGAGCCCACCGCAAGTCTCGATGCCGATGAGTGCGAGCAGCTGTTTGGCGTGATGCGCGAGCTGAAGGCCAAGGGCATCGGGATCGTATTCATTACCCACTTTCTCGATCAGGTGTACGCGGTGTGTGACCGCATCACGGTGCTGCGCAACGGCCAGCTGGTGGGGGAGTTCGAAGCCGCCACACTGCCCCGCAGTGCGCTGGTGGGACACATGCTGGGCAAGGAGTTGCAGGCGGAAACCAAGGCACAGGCTGACGGTCCACGGCAGCAGAGCGCGCTTGCCGAACCGCTGCTGGACCTGAAACAGGTGGCAGTGCGCGGTTCCCTGCACCCCACCGACCTGACCGTGCGCCGCGGTGAGGCGGTAGGCCTCGCCGGCCTGCTGGGTGCCGGGCGCTCAGAGGTCTGTCGAGCGGTATTCGGTGTAGACAAAAAAACGAGCGGTACTCTTACCTTCAAAAACAGCGAGCAACATTTTCGTCAGCCGTCGGAAGCCATTGCCGAAGGCCTGGCGCTGTGTCCGGAAGATCGCAAAACCAGCGGTATCGTGGGCCCCCTGTCCATTCGCGAAAATATTGCCCTGGCAGTACAGGCCCGCCGCGGCTGGTGGCGCCCCATCAGCCGGGCAGAGCAACAGGCGCTGGCGGACAAGTTTATCGCCGAGCTGCAGATTGCCACCCCGGATGCAGAAAAGCCCATCGAACAGTTGAGTGGTGGCAACCAGCAGAAAGTGATTCTTGCCCGCTGGCTGGCTACCAATCCACAGCTGCTGGTGCTGGACGAGCCAACCCGCGGGGTGGATATCGGTGCCCACGCGGAAATCCTCAAGTTGATCAAAAAACTCTGCAGTGAAGGTATGTCGCTGCTGGTGACATCCTCCGAGCTCGACGAGCTGGTGGCCTTCTCCGACCGGGTCGCGGTGATGCGCGATCGCCGCAAGGTGGCGGAGATCGAGGGCGACGATATTACCGAAGGCAACATCATGCAGGCGATTGCGGAGGCGTAA
- a CDS encoding ABC transporter permease, whose protein sequence is MSNVQSAAIAQPVSPTREKRFSNISGRYLWPSLGLFCLLAINLAIAPEFFHIEIHDGRLYGSLIDVLNRSAPVALLAIGMTLVIATGGIDLSVGATMAIAGAVCANLIVGGVDSIFLLIAAGLAAGLIAGAVNGGLVSYMGIQPIVATLILMVAGRGIAQLINSGQIVTFQNDAFAFLGTGSFLGLPFPIVLVLIVFALVQLLMRKTALGLFVESVGCNAGASYYLGINQRAVKMMVYCIAGVCAALAGMIAAADIQGADANNAGLWLELDAILAVVIGGASLMGGRFSILLSIIGVLVIQCLSTTIIMSGLPAKFNLLIKAVVVIFVLLLQSPLFQQQMAALFSQFKKNKDNGGAQA, encoded by the coding sequence GTGAGTAATGTTCAATCCGCTGCGATAGCGCAGCCTGTATCTCCAACCAGAGAGAAGCGGTTCTCGAATATTTCCGGGCGTTACCTGTGGCCGTCATTGGGGCTGTTCTGCCTACTGGCCATCAACCTGGCGATTGCGCCGGAGTTCTTCCATATCGAGATTCATGACGGCCGACTCTACGGAAGTTTGATCGATGTACTGAACCGCAGTGCGCCGGTGGCGCTGTTGGCCATCGGCATGACCCTGGTGATTGCGACCGGCGGTATCGACCTGTCGGTGGGAGCGACCATGGCCATTGCCGGTGCCGTATGTGCCAACCTGATAGTCGGCGGTGTGGACAGTATCTTTCTGCTGATTGCGGCGGGCCTTGCCGCCGGTCTCATTGCCGGCGCGGTCAACGGTGGGCTGGTGAGTTATATGGGCATTCAGCCCATTGTGGCGACACTGATCCTGATGGTGGCCGGGCGCGGTATTGCCCAGCTGATCAACTCCGGGCAGATCGTTACTTTCCAGAATGACGCCTTCGCGTTTCTCGGGACCGGCTCATTTCTCGGATTGCCGTTCCCCATTGTGCTGGTGCTGATTGTGTTTGCGCTGGTGCAACTGCTGATGCGCAAGACCGCACTGGGACTATTTGTGGAAAGCGTTGGTTGCAATGCCGGTGCCAGTTATTACCTCGGTATCAATCAGCGTGCGGTAAAGATGATGGTGTACTGCATTGCCGGCGTATGCGCAGCTCTCGCGGGCATGATTGCCGCAGCCGATATCCAGGGGGCGGACGCCAACAACGCGGGCCTTTGGCTTGAACTGGATGCGATTCTCGCGGTGGTGATTGGAGGTGCCTCGCTGATGGGTGGTCGTTTCTCGATTTTGCTGTCCATCATCGGTGTGCTGGTGATCCAGTGCCTGAGTACCACCATTATCATGAGTGGCCTGCCGGCGAAGTTTAACCTGCTGATCAAAGCGGTGGTGGTGATCTTTGTGTTACTGCTGCAGTCCCCGCTGTTCCAGCAACAGATGGCCGCGCTTTTCTCGCAGTTCAAGAAAAACAAAGACAATGGGGGAGCGCAGGCATGA
- the yjfF gene encoding galactofuranose ABC transporter, permease protein YjfF, giving the protein MMNSLANSRFTSLYVTTALFVLLFLVGAFQFDGFGSTRVVANLFSDNAFLVITAIGMTFVIISGGIDLSVGAVIALTGVVCGLLIGELQMHPLVVFPLVLIGGGLFGASMGTLIHYYKLQPFIVTLAGMFLARGLATTLSEESIPIDHPFYDTVADFGWLLPGGAWVGASTLILFAVLAAAIVLAHFSRLGGFIYALGGSAQSAQLMGVPVARTTISIYAISGFLSALGGIVYSFYTFSGYSLAAVGMELDAIAAVVIGGTLLTGGSGYVVGTLIGVLIMGVIQTYISFDGTLNSWWTKIVIGLLLFAFIGMQRLLTRRQASAAAH; this is encoded by the coding sequence ATGATGAACTCCTTGGCCAACTCCAGATTCACCTCGCTGTATGTGACCACCGCGCTGTTTGTGCTGTTGTTCCTGGTGGGTGCCTTTCAGTTTGACGGTTTTGGCAGTACCCGCGTGGTGGCCAACCTGTTTTCTGATAACGCATTTCTGGTAATTACCGCCATCGGTATGACTTTCGTGATCATTTCCGGTGGTATCGACCTGTCAGTGGGCGCGGTGATTGCGCTCACCGGCGTTGTATGTGGCCTGTTGATCGGCGAACTGCAGATGCACCCGCTGGTTGTATTCCCGCTGGTGTTGATCGGCGGTGGTCTGTTCGGCGCATCCATGGGTACATTGATCCACTACTACAAGCTGCAGCCATTTATCGTCACCCTTGCCGGTATGTTTCTGGCCCGTGGCCTGGCGACCACGCTGAGCGAGGAGTCGATCCCTATCGATCACCCGTTTTACGATACGGTGGCGGATTTCGGCTGGTTGCTGCCCGGTGGCGCCTGGGTGGGCGCCTCTACCCTGATCCTGTTTGCGGTACTGGCGGCGGCCATTGTGCTGGCCCATTTCAGTCGTCTCGGGGGCTTCATCTACGCCCTTGGCGGCAGTGCCCAGTCCGCGCAGCTGATGGGCGTGCCCGTGGCCCGTACCACGATCAGTATTTACGCCATCAGTGGGTTTCTGTCCGCGCTTGGTGGAATTGTCTACTCCTTCTACACTTTCTCAGGATATTCTCTGGCCGCGGTTGGAATGGAACTGGATGCCATTGCGGCGGTGGTGATTGGTGGTACCCTGTTGACTGGCGGTTCCGGCTATGTGGTGGGCACCCTGATTGGTGTGCTGATCATGGGGGTTATCCAGACGTATATCTCGTTTGATGGCACCCTCAACAGTTGGTGGACCAAGATCGTGATTGGCCTGCTGCTGTTTGCCTTTATTGGCATGCAGCGCCTGTTGACCCGGCGCCAGGCGAGTGCCGCGGCCCATTGA
- a CDS encoding SMP-30/gluconolactonase/LRE family protein, producing the protein MLEVQRIDAIQVGNTLGEGVLWNHKEQSVWWTDIHECKLYRLTWPGRALEVFDTPERLCAFGFTDRENCIVAAFETGFALFDYRRGKILWQKTLLEKGCGLRFNDGKIDREGRFWAGTMAEDGREEAAGVLYCLEPNGVVSEHEKDVFISNGCCWNVDSSHFYFADSPRRSIYRYKFDARRGDLGKRELFARTMFGIYPDGATVDADGYLWSAQWRGARIQRYSPDGKLDGAVPVPVSQPTCVTFGGPNMDMMFVTTAKESLNEWTLDREWQAGNLFVFQTPFKGVMGFRFTTTQILEQVEELKPA; encoded by the coding sequence ATGCTCGAAGTACAGCGCATAGATGCAATCCAAGTCGGCAATACCCTTGGCGAGGGGGTACTGTGGAATCACAAAGAACAGAGTGTCTGGTGGACCGATATCCACGAGTGCAAGCTTTACCGCCTCACCTGGCCGGGGCGAGCACTGGAGGTGTTCGACACCCCCGAGCGCCTGTGTGCCTTCGGCTTTACCGACCGTGAAAACTGCATCGTGGCTGCCTTCGAAACCGGTTTCGCCCTGTTTGACTACCGTCGCGGCAAGATCTTGTGGCAGAAAACCCTGCTGGAAAAAGGCTGCGGCCTGCGTTTCAACGACGGAAAAATTGATCGCGAGGGCCGCTTCTGGGCGGGCACCATGGCGGAAGATGGCCGCGAGGAAGCTGCCGGTGTGCTCTATTGCCTGGAGCCGAATGGCGTGGTCAGCGAGCATGAAAAGGATGTATTTATTTCCAATGGCTGTTGCTGGAATGTGGATTCCAGCCATTTTTATTTCGCCGATTCACCCCGCCGAAGCATTTACCGGTACAAATTTGACGCCCGTCGTGGCGATCTCGGCAAGCGCGAACTGTTTGCCCGCACCATGTTTGGTATCTACCCCGATGGCGCCACGGTCGATGCCGATGGGTACCTGTGGTCCGCACAGTGGCGTGGCGCGCGCATCCAGCGTTATTCACCCGATGGCAAGCTGGACGGTGCGGTACCCGTGCCTGTCAGTCAGCCCACCTGTGTCACCTTTGGTGGACCGAATATGGATATGATGTTTGTGACCACTGCGAAAGAATCCCTCAACGAGTGGACCCTGGATCGCGAGTGGCAGGCGGGTAACCTGTTCGTGTTCCAGACGCCATTCAAGGGAGTAATGGGATTCCGCTTTACAACGACACAGATACTGGAACAGGTCGAGGAGCTGAAGCCAGCCTGA
- a CDS encoding alpha-N-arabinofuranosidase: MKLKHYFAVVAVSLTFSVFAAEDNPKITIDSTRPGATINRDIYGQFAEHLGRGIYEGIWVGKDSEIENINGFRTDVIEALREINVPLVRWPGGCFADEYRWRDGIGPRDQRPVRVNTHWGGVEEDNAFGTHEFFELVELLGAEAYVNGNLGTGNPREMAEWLEYMTGTSNSVVVEERRKNGRDAPWKIAYFGVGNEAWGCGGHMRPAYYADLYNHFATFLKTPRGSEPKFVASGGHTTDTSWTDVLSKNVQRQMDGISFHFYTLPTANWDDKGESTGFPEDQWFATLWQTLRMDEFIRLNKKVLDKNDPEKKLGFYVDEWGTWYNPEEGREPGFLYQQNTLRDAVVAALNFNVFHEHADRVHMTNIAQMVNVLQAMILTDKEKMVLTPTYHVYDLYQVFQDATALPFEIENPSSYRVGDQSLPGISASAARGKDGQIYLSLVNLDPNQSQNISVDVKGLELTRADGRLITADTMDAHNTFVAPNQIVPGDYQAEAEGSGALQLEVPAKSVLVVALKN; the protein is encoded by the coding sequence ATGAAGCTGAAACATTATTTTGCCGTTGTCGCGGTCAGCCTTACGTTTTCTGTATTTGCCGCGGAAGATAATCCAAAAATCACCATCGACAGCACCCGGCCGGGGGCCACGATCAACCGCGATATCTACGGGCAGTTTGCAGAGCATCTGGGGCGCGGGATTTACGAGGGTATCTGGGTCGGCAAAGACTCGGAAATCGAAAACATCAATGGTTTCCGCACCGATGTGATCGAGGCGCTGCGGGAAATCAATGTGCCGCTGGTGCGCTGGCCAGGCGGCTGCTTTGCCGATGAATACCGCTGGCGCGATGGCATCGGTCCACGCGATCAGCGCCCGGTGCGAGTCAACACCCACTGGGGCGGAGTGGAAGAAGACAACGCCTTCGGCACCCATGAGTTTTTCGAACTGGTCGAGCTGCTCGGTGCTGAGGCCTACGTTAACGGCAACCTCGGCACGGGCAACCCGCGGGAAATGGCCGAGTGGCTGGAGTACATGACCGGAACCAGCAACTCCGTGGTGGTGGAAGAGCGGCGCAAGAACGGCCGCGACGCGCCGTGGAAGATTGCCTACTTCGGTGTCGGCAACGAGGCCTGGGGGTGTGGGGGCCATATGCGCCCGGCGTACTACGCGGACCTGTACAACCATTTCGCCACCTTTCTTAAGACCCCGCGTGGCAGCGAACCCAAGTTTGTCGCCAGTGGTGGCCACACCACCGATACTTCCTGGACCGACGTGCTGAGCAAGAATGTCCAGCGTCAGATGGATGGAATCAGTTTCCACTTCTATACCCTGCCCACCGCTAACTGGGACGATAAAGGGGAGTCCACCGGTTTTCCGGAAGATCAGTGGTTTGCGACCCTGTGGCAGACCCTGCGCATGGATGAGTTTATCCGCCTGAACAAAAAGGTTCTGGACAAGAATGATCCGGAGAAAAAGCTTGGCTTTTATGTAGATGAGTGGGGCACCTGGTATAACCCGGAAGAGGGCCGCGAGCCCGGCTTCCTGTACCAGCAGAATACCCTGCGCGACGCCGTGGTCGCGGCGCTGAACTTCAACGTGTTTCACGAGCACGCGGACCGTGTGCACATGACCAACATTGCGCAGATGGTAAATGTGCTGCAGGCGATGATTCTCACGGACAAGGAAAAGATGGTCCTGACCCCCACCTACCATGTGTATGATCTTTACCAGGTATTTCAGGATGCAACGGCGCTGCCATTTGAAATCGAGAATCCGAGCAGCTATCGCGTGGGTGATCAGTCACTGCCCGGCATCAGCGCCTCCGCCGCGCGTGGAAAGGATGGGCAGATATACCTATCTCTAGTGAACCTGGACCCGAATCAGTCACAAAATATCTCGGTGGACGTGAAAGGGTTGGAGCTGACGCGCGCAGACGGCCGGCTGATTACCGCGGACACGATGGATGCCCACAATACCTTTGTCGCACCGAACCAGATTGTACCGGGGGATTATCAGGCGGAAGCAGAAGGCAGCGGCGCATTGCAGCTTGAAGTACCGGCAAAATCGGTGCTGGTGGTCGCTCTAAAAAACTGA
- a CDS encoding diguanylate cyclase codes for MHFSRWIWGLVLISLSVVIRAEPFVIGEAQAAQSLTEHLRILADEQGTLDFQGVRTAKSQQRLKPLDRQGANFGFSNAAYWVAFSLQNPTAKPVGLVIRQDYPLIDQLDFWHPAPEGGWTHIATGDRRPFQSRPLNLRDFVFPVTLPANTTQTYYLRYQTAGSMNIGLSVSSKTAFLPQLGKEQILLGIYYGGFLVLVIYNLFLFLAVRDRAYAYYMGYAISYGLYFGVHNGVSFQYLWPGSPWLANQSLVILLGFTLIFGIQFVRTVCSGPRLAPRIDRVARLFLYVLLPLTAIAPFVSYGPMILTLAILTLLLSILFMVMGVISLLQGSVPARYFLVGWTALLVSVVIYMLKTFGLVPHNSFTHNAFQVGALVEMVLLSLALGARVGELQRRGYIDELTGLFNRRYFDEQLPREFGLAKRNGTPLALLILDLDHFKTINDCLGHASGDTALRAVGQLIKRQVRKPVIACRYGGEEFAVLLPRTSIEAAQTVAERLVREVAQAGFDGVPLTISIGVASSENSRIGAAVQLFESADKALYQAKADGRNRVVVGNLAETAVKGIAQKGVAQRGQQQHKDEVELA; via the coding sequence ATGCATTTCTCAAGGTGGATTTGGGGTCTGGTGTTGATTTCCCTTTCAGTGGTTATCCGTGCCGAGCCGTTTGTCATCGGGGAGGCGCAGGCGGCCCAGAGTCTGACCGAGCACCTGAGAATTCTTGCAGACGAGCAGGGTACCCTTGATTTCCAGGGGGTGCGCACGGCGAAATCTCAGCAGCGCCTGAAACCGCTTGACCGTCAGGGCGCCAATTTCGGTTTCAGCAACGCCGCCTACTGGGTGGCCTTTTCCCTGCAGAATCCCACGGCAAAGCCCGTGGGATTGGTCATACGCCAGGATTATCCTCTGATTGACCAGCTGGACTTCTGGCACCCGGCGCCGGAGGGTGGCTGGACACACATTGCGACCGGCGACCGCCGGCCTTTCCAGTCTCGCCCGCTAAACCTGCGCGACTTCGTTTTTCCCGTTACCCTGCCGGCCAACACAACCCAGACCTACTATCTGCGCTACCAGACCGCAGGATCGATGAATATCGGTCTCAGTGTTAGCAGCAAAACCGCATTTCTGCCCCAGCTGGGCAAGGAGCAGATCCTGCTGGGAATCTACTACGGCGGATTTCTGGTGCTGGTGATTTATAACCTGTTCCTGTTTCTGGCGGTGCGGGACCGGGCCTACGCCTATTACATGGGGTACGCCATCAGCTACGGCCTCTACTTTGGCGTACACAATGGTGTCTCTTTCCAGTACCTGTGGCCGGGGAGTCCATGGCTGGCCAACCAGAGCCTGGTGATTCTGCTTGGTTTTACCCTGATCTTTGGCATCCAGTTTGTGCGCACCGTCTGCTCCGGCCCACGGCTCGCGCCGCGCATCGATAGAGTTGCCCGGTTGTTCCTGTATGTACTGCTACCCCTGACCGCGATCGCACCTTTTGTCAGTTACGGCCCGATGATCCTCACCCTGGCTATCCTGACGCTGCTACTCTCCATTCTGTTTATGGTGATGGGGGTGATCAGCCTGCTCCAGGGGTCCGTTCCTGCGCGCTACTTCCTGGTGGGCTGGACGGCACTACTGGTGAGCGTCGTCATTTATATGCTGAAAACATTTGGCCTGGTGCCACACAACAGCTTTACCCATAACGCGTTCCAGGTCGGCGCATTGGTCGAAATGGTTTTACTTTCCCTGGCGCTGGGTGCCAGGGTCGGCGAACTTCAGCGACGCGGTTATATCGACGAGTTGACCGGTCTTTTCAATCGGCGCTACTTCGACGAACAGTTACCGCGGGAGTTCGGTCTTGCTAAGCGCAATGGCACTCCCCTCGCACTTCTGATTCTCGACCTGGATCACTTCAAAACCATTAACGACTGCCTGGGCCACGCCAGTGGTGATACGGCACTGCGTGCGGTGGGCCAGTTGATCAAGCGACAGGTGCGCAAACCGGTCATCGCCTGTCGTTATGGCGGAGAGGAATTTGCGGTGCTGCTGCCGCGCACAAGTATCGAGGCCGCACAAACGGTGGCAGAAAGACTGGTGCGGGAAGTGGCACAAGCCGGTTTTGACGGCGTTCCGCTGACAATCAGCATCGGTGTCGCGAGTTCCGAAAACAGCCGTATTGGCGCCGCTGTACAATTATTCGAATCCGCGGACAAGGCACTTTACCAGGCCAAGGCGGACGGACGGAATCGTGTGGTCGTCGGAAATCTTGCGGAGACTGCTGTAAAGGGCATAGCACAAAAGGGCGTAGCTCAACGGGGTCAACAGCAACATAAAGATGAGGTAGAACTGGCATAA
- a CDS encoding NYN domain-containing protein, producing the protein MKTVAIFIDVQNVYYTTRQAFSCNFDYNEFWSRATKGRQVTKAIAYAIDRGDRKQREFQNILRAIGFEVKLKPFIQRADGSAKGDWDVGITIDALEYGTDADVVVLVSGDGDFDLLVKKLRSDGKKTVEVYGVAALTAGSLIDAASEFIPIENDLLLR; encoded by the coding sequence ATGAAAACCGTGGCGATTTTTATTGATGTTCAAAACGTGTACTACACCACCAGGCAGGCATTTAGCTGTAATTTTGACTACAACGAATTCTGGTCGAGAGCGACCAAAGGCCGGCAGGTTACCAAGGCAATTGCCTATGCCATCGACCGGGGCGACAGAAAGCAACGTGAATTCCAGAACATACTCCGGGCGATAGGATTTGAGGTGAAACTGAAACCTTTTATCCAGCGTGCCGATGGCTCTGCCAAGGGAGACTGGGATGTAGGCATCACCATCGACGCGCTCGAATACGGGACAGACGCCGATGTGGTCGTTCTGGTATCCGGCGATGGGGACTTCGACCTGCTGGTGAAGAAATTGCGATCCGATGGTAAAAAAACCGTAGAAGTCTATGGTGTCGCCGCACTGACGGCGGGCTCATTGATCGATGCGGCGAGCGAATTTATCCCGATAGAGAATGATTTACTGTTGCGCTGA
- a CDS encoding carbohydrate-binding domain-containing protein — protein MVRARGTSGSEQINLIVGGTAVANWTLSTSAQDYTYIGGAFGNVDVEFTNDGDGRDVILDYIQVNGEIRQAEDMDYNTATYGNGECGGGSYSEVMHCSGVIGFGHSDDCFSGSCQ, from the coding sequence GTGGTTCGCGCCCGCGGCACCAGCGGCAGTGAACAGATCAACCTGATTGTCGGTGGTACCGCGGTTGCGAACTGGACCCTGAGTACCAGTGCCCAGGACTACACCTATATCGGCGGCGCGTTCGGTAATGTGGATGTGGAATTTACCAACGATGGTGACGGTCGCGATGTGATTCTGGATTACATCCAGGTCAATGGCGAAATCCGCCAGGCGGAAGACATGGATTACAACACTGCCACCTATGGCAATGGCGAGTGCGGTGGAGGTTCCTACTCCGAAGTCATGCATTGCAGCGGTGTGATTGGCTTCGGCCACTCGGACGACTGTTTTAGCGGTAGCTGTCAGTAA
- a CDS encoding ATP-binding protein: MIPPPGTQFPLKRYYLPGSLVVLALLGVSEWIITTWLSQDRLLLGSIARMLLATALVGICCYLLYCRHRRLTDHLSSMLTHQERLNTQYQRELLERETTELALSDQLQFLQILIDAIPAPIFYKDANGIYTGCNRAFEEFLGKRREEIVGRSVYGVSPGPQAQVYHEKDIELMRQRGQQVYESQVVYADGTLHDVIFNKAAYELEDGRLGGLIGVILDITDRKRLERDLIQAKEKAEFFSRSKTEFLTNMSHEIRTPLNGIVGFSQVLLNRSAGGGLPQEFRDFLEKIAISGQGLAELVNDVLDISRIEAGKIEAVAEDFQLRGLIQCILISCESQATCKGLHFHCEIDPVLPEFICSDRGKLSQILINLIGNAIKFSPAEGTIEIRIRSQRKDHQKEQIQDLICIEVIDSGIGIPEEQQAVVFEPFEQVDKSSDGQARGTGLGLPITRSLVELLGGEISLQSEPGVGTCFRVLLPLREGCPVPTLGSTNDASLVGLQGISALIFEDNALNQTLMQAFCDDLGVNATFVANGREGITLARKLRPQLIFMDVQMPGLSGLEATREIRQIPEIRNTPIIGLSAAAFSEQRNAALDAGMNEYLTKPIVLPQLITTMQKHLGLHTPPVQID; the protein is encoded by the coding sequence ATGATCCCTCCTCCCGGCACGCAGTTTCCACTCAAACGCTACTACCTGCCGGGTAGCCTGGTTGTGCTGGCATTATTGGGTGTCAGCGAATGGATCATCACCACCTGGCTGTCACAGGACAGGCTTCTACTGGGCTCGATCGCCAGAATGTTACTGGCTACTGCACTGGTAGGCATATGCTGCTATCTCCTCTATTGCCGGCATCGGCGACTCACCGATCATCTCTCGTCTATGCTGACCCACCAGGAGAGGCTAAATACCCAGTACCAGCGCGAGCTACTGGAGCGGGAGACTACGGAATTGGCACTGTCTGACCAGCTACAGTTCCTCCAGATCCTGATCGACGCCATCCCCGCACCCATTTTCTACAAAGATGCCAACGGCATTTACACCGGCTGTAACCGGGCATTCGAGGAATTCCTCGGCAAGCGTCGCGAAGAAATTGTCGGCCGCTCGGTGTATGGCGTCTCGCCGGGACCACAGGCACAGGTGTATCACGAGAAAGATATCGAGCTGATGCGGCAGCGCGGACAGCAGGTTTACGAGTCGCAGGTGGTCTATGCGGACGGCACCCTGCACGATGTCATCTTCAACAAGGCCGCCTACGAACTGGAAGATGGCCGACTCGGAGGGCTGATCGGTGTGATTCTGGATATCACCGATCGCAAGCGCCTGGAGCGGGACCTGATCCAGGCCAAGGAAAAGGCCGAATTTTTCAGCCGCTCGAAAACCGAATTTCTGACCAATATGAGCCACGAAATCCGCACTCCGCTCAACGGGATCGTGGGTTTCAGCCAGGTACTGCTCAACCGCAGTGCCGGCGGCGGGCTACCGCAGGAGTTTCGCGATTTTCTGGAGAAGATCGCCATCAGCGGCCAGGGGCTCGCAGAACTGGTCAACGACGTGCTGGATATTTCACGCATCGAGGCCGGGAAAATCGAAGCGGTTGCAGAAGATTTTCAGCTGCGCGGCCTGATCCAGTGCATTCTCATTTCCTGCGAATCCCAGGCTACCTGCAAAGGACTCCACTTCCACTGCGAAATCGACCCGGTCCTCCCGGAGTTCATCTGCAGCGATCGGGGCAAGCTTTCCCAGATACTGATCAACCTGATTGGCAATGCCATCAAGTTTTCACCCGCTGAAGGCACTATTGAAATCCGGATTCGCTCTCAGCGGAAAGACCATCAGAAAGAACAGATTCAGGATCTGATCTGTATCGAGGTCATCGATAGCGGCATTGGTATTCCTGAAGAGCAGCAGGCAGTGGTCTTTGAACCCTTTGAGCAGGTGGACAAGTCATCCGACGGACAGGCGCGCGGCACAGGCCTGGGGCTTCCCATCACCCGCAGTCTGGTGGAGCTGCTCGGTGGTGAAATCAGCCTGCAGAGTGAACCCGGAGTGGGCACCTGCTTTCGGGTACTACTACCATTGCGAGAAGGTTGCCCGGTCCCAACGCTGGGCAGCACCAATGACGCTTCGTTGGTGGGCCTGCAGGGGATAAGCGCGCTTATTTTCGAGGACAACGCTCTCAACCAGACACTGATGCAAGCCTTTTGCGATGACCTAGGGGTAAACGCCACCTTTGTGGCCAATGGTCGCGAGGGAATTACATTAGCGCGGAAACTACGCCCGCAACTGATATTCATGGACGTACAGATGCCCGGCCTCAGCGGTCTGGAAGCCACCCGGGAAATTCGCCAAATTCCGGAAATCCGCAATACACCAATTATCGGGCTGTCTGCGGCCGCTTTCAGCGAGCAGCGAAACGCGGCGCTGGATGCCGGTATGAATGAGTACCTGACAAAACCCATCGTACTTCCGCAACTGATTACCACCATGCAGAAGCACTTGGGGCTACATACGCCGCCGGTGCAGATTGATTAG